In Geminocystis sp. NIES-3709, a single genomic region encodes these proteins:
- a CDS encoding form I ribulose bisphosphate carboxylase large subunit, producing the protein MVQAGSKGGFKAGVQDYRLTYYTPDYTPKDTDLLACFRMTPQPGVPPEECAAAVAAESSTGTWTTVWTDGLTDLDRYKGRCYNVEPVPGEDNQYFVFVAYPLDLFEEGSITNVLTSLVGNVFGFKALRALRLEDIRFPVALIKTYQGPPHGITVERDLLNKYGRPLLGCTIKPKLGLSAKNYGRAVYECLRGGLDFTKDDENINSQPFMRWRDRFLFVQEAISKAQAETNEMKGHYLNVTAGTCEEMMKRAEFAKEIGTPIIMHDFFTGGFTANTSLARWCRDNGLLLHIHRAMHAVVDRQKNHGIHFRVLAKCLRLSGGDHLHSGTVVGKLEGDRAVTLGFVDLMREDYVEEDRSRGVFFTQDYASLPGVMPVASGGIHVWHMPALVEIFGDDSCLQFGGGTLGHPWGNAPGATANRVALEACVQARNEGRSLAREGNDVLREACRWSPELAAACELWKEIKFEFDTVDTL; encoded by the coding sequence ATGGTACAAGCTGGATCCAAAGGTGGATTTAAAGCTGGTGTACAGGATTATCGCCTAACCTATTACACCCCTGACTACACCCCTAAAGATACTGATTTATTAGCCTGTTTCAGAATGACTCCCCAACCAGGAGTTCCCCCTGAAGAGTGTGCGGCAGCAGTAGCGGCTGAGTCTTCTACTGGTACTTGGACTACTGTATGGACTGATGGTTTAACTGACTTAGATCGTTATAAAGGTCGTTGTTACAACGTTGAGCCCGTACCCGGTGAAGATAACCAATATTTCGTATTCGTTGCTTATCCTTTAGATTTATTTGAAGAAGGTTCCATCACCAACGTTTTAACTTCTTTAGTTGGTAACGTATTCGGTTTTAAAGCTCTCCGTGCATTACGTTTAGAAGATATTCGTTTCCCCGTTGCTTTAATCAAAACCTATCAAGGTCCTCCTCACGGTATTACCGTTGAGCGTGACTTGTTAAACAAATACGGTCGTCCTCTCTTAGGTTGTACCATCAAACCCAAATTAGGTTTATCTGCTAAAAACTATGGTCGTGCAGTTTATGAGTGTCTTCGTGGTGGATTAGACTTCACAAAAGATGACGAAAACATCAACTCTCAGCCTTTCATGCGTTGGCGCGATCGTTTCTTATTCGTTCAAGAAGCTATCTCCAAAGCACAAGCTGAAACCAATGAAATGAAAGGTCACTACCTCAACGTTACTGCTGGTACTTGTGAAGAAATGATGAAACGTGCTGAATTCGCTAAAGAAATCGGTACTCCTATCATTATGCACGATTTCTTTACTGGTGGTTTCACTGCTAACACTTCCCTCGCAAGATGGTGTCGTGACAACGGTTTATTACTCCACATTCACCGAGCAATGCACGCAGTAGTCGATCGTCAAAAAAATCACGGTATTCACTTCAGAGTTTTAGCTAAATGTCTCCGTCTCTCTGGTGGTGATCATTTACACTCTGGTACTGTTGTTGGTAAATTAGAAGGCGATCGCGCTGTAACATTAGGTTTCGTTGACTTAATGCGTGAAGATTATGTTGAAGAAGATCGTTCTCGTGGTGTATTCTTTACCCAAGATTACGCTTCTTTACCCGGTGTAATGCCTGTTGCTTCTGGTGGTATCCACGTTTGGCATATGCCCGCATTAGTTGAAATCTTCGGTGATGATTCTTGTTTACAGTTCGGTGGTGGTACTTTAGGACATCCTTGGGGTAACGCACCTGGTGCAACTGCTAACCGTGTAGCTTTAGAAGCCTGTGTTCAAGCCCGTAACGAAGGTCGTTCTTTAGCCCGTGAAGGTAACGATGTTCTCCGTGAGGCTTGTCGTTGGAGTCCTGAGTTAGCGGCCGCTTGTGAACTCTGGAAAGAAATCAAGTTCGAGTTTGATACCGTTGACACTCTCTAA
- a CDS encoding FAD-dependent oxidoreductase yields MNSVISRRNLLKLFTVTGILGILGYSRLVKPQPTIHQWDTLTLPRQLSKPKKVVVIGGGLAGLASAYELSNRGFEVTLLEKSPQLGGKIASWDIQVGDDTFKMEHGFHGFFPQYYNLKSIVNEINIKDNFQSLDYYSVVFKGDKYKPENFLPSHSSFPWNIVDLAISSQNSLHWGINLANPEHWRVFHAITSFKIPDSYYTLDNISVTDWAAKGIPQGLFDLYFLPFAKSSLNAPDVLSTGELMQFFHFYFFGNPEGLAFNGTIDDMGTSLVNPIAENILKNGGKIITEANISKIQCEGDKISSIEFYQGDNISNVPFWVDINPLLQDNNYDYYGAGDALFALAKDTDKAFSLSCTHQGCTVNKQENGQFLCPCHGAVYDRDGKVVNPPAQRNLNTYKVVVKEDNRVKLVANTPKTTHQPEKIEADYFVMATDVNGLKHLFNLIEGEGETCQQTKSQVTSLPLADPFAVARFWLDKDFDWQYSNFASLSGYKLTDSITLYHRIQREYKQWAQKTGGSVVELHAYCYKEKEFPTQEAILATFQKELYEIVPELTNARILHQQLVNQKNFSGYPPNSFKMRPQTETDIQNLMFAGDWVKMPFPCGLMERAVSSGLLSANAILYREGLHRRDLLSVNPSGLFSI; encoded by the coding sequence ATGAATAGTGTTATCTCCCGTCGCAATCTTTTAAAACTATTTACTGTCACTGGTATTCTCGGTATTCTTGGTTATTCAAGACTTGTTAAACCGCAACCCACGATTCATCAATGGGATACTTTAACTTTACCTCGTCAACTGAGTAAACCCAAAAAAGTAGTAGTCATTGGCGGTGGATTAGCAGGTTTAGCTTCTGCTTATGAGTTGAGTAATCGAGGTTTTGAAGTAACACTATTAGAAAAATCCCCTCAGTTAGGCGGTAAAATAGCTAGTTGGGATATTCAAGTGGGAGATGATACCTTTAAGATGGAACATGGTTTTCATGGTTTTTTCCCTCAATATTATAATCTCAAAAGCATTGTTAACGAGATTAATATTAAAGATAACTTTCAATCCCTAGATTACTATTCAGTCGTGTTTAAAGGAGATAAGTATAAACCTGAAAATTTTCTCCCTAGTCATTCGTCTTTTCCTTGGAATATAGTGGATTTAGCTATATCTTCTCAAAATTCTCTCCATTGGGGAATAAATCTAGCGAATCCCGAACATTGGCGAGTTTTTCACGCTATTACGAGCTTTAAAATCCCTGACAGTTACTATACCTTAGATAATATTTCTGTTACGGATTGGGCAGCAAAAGGTATTCCTCAAGGTTTGTTTGATTTATACTTCCTTCCCTTTGCTAAGTCTTCCCTTAATGCCCCTGATGTGCTTAGTACTGGTGAATTAATGCAATTTTTCCATTTTTATTTTTTTGGCAATCCTGAAGGTTTGGCTTTTAATGGTACGATCGATGATATGGGTACAAGTTTAGTTAATCCCATTGCTGAAAACATCCTCAAGAATGGGGGTAAAATTATCACGGAAGCTAATATTAGTAAAATTCAGTGTGAGGGAGATAAAATAAGTTCGATCGAGTTTTATCAGGGTGATAATATTAGTAACGTACCCTTTTGGGTAGATATTAACCCTCTTTTACAAGATAACAACTACGACTATTATGGTGCCGGAGATGCTCTATTTGCTTTAGCGAAGGATACGGATAAGGCTTTTTCCCTCAGTTGTACTCATCAAGGATGTACTGTTAATAAACAAGAAAATGGTCAATTTTTATGTCCTTGTCATGGGGCAGTTTACGATCGAGATGGGAAAGTTGTCAACCCTCCTGCACAAAGAAATCTTAATACTTACAAAGTAGTTGTAAAAGAAGATAATAGAGTGAAATTAGTTGCTAATACGCCAAAAACTACCCATCAACCAGAGAAGATTGAAGCTGATTATTTTGTAATGGCAACAGATGTTAACGGCTTAAAACACTTGTTTAACTTAATAGAAGGAGAAGGAGAAACTTGTCAACAGACTAAATCTCAAGTAACAAGTTTACCATTAGCTGATCCCTTTGCAGTGGCTCGTTTTTGGCTAGATAAAGATTTTGATTGGCAGTACAGCAATTTTGCCTCTCTTTCAGGTTACAAATTAACCGATAGTATAACCCTTTATCACCGCATTCAAAGAGAATATAAACAATGGGCGCAAAAAACAGGAGGAAGTGTGGTAGAATTACACGCCTACTGCTATAAGGAAAAAGAATTTCCTACCCAAGAGGCTATTTTAGCCACTTTTCAAAAGGAATTATACGAAATTGTTCCAGAATTAACTAACGCCCGAATTTTACATCAACAATTAGTAAATCAAAAGAATTTTTCTGGTTATCCTCCTAATAGCTTCAAAATGCGTCCACAAACTGAAACAGATATACAAAATTTAATGTTTGCGGGGGATTGGGTGAAGATGCCTTTTCCCTGTGGGTTGATGGAAAGAGCGGTTAGTAGTGGATTATTATCGGCAAATGCAATACTTTACCGAGAAGGATTACACAGACGTGACTTACTTTCGGTAAATCCTTCCGGTTTATTCAGCATTTAA
- a CDS encoding phasin family protein, which yields MAESENLLQKAFYLGVGIASYAVEKASNKFQELKQQAEKIAITPDFPQQLQKIADEMVNKGKITAEEARGFVDEIVQQSQNQAIKNDTSNPSSQPRPIEIITDDEDT from the coding sequence ATGGCTGAGTCAGAAAATTTGTTGCAAAAAGCCTTTTATTTAGGGGTTGGTATTGCTAGTTATGCCGTGGAAAAAGCTAGTAATAAATTTCAGGAGTTGAAGCAACAGGCAGAAAAAATCGCTATTACCCCAGATTTTCCTCAACAATTGCAAAAAATAGCCGATGAGATGGTAAATAAGGGCAAAATAACGGCGGAAGAAGCTCGTGGTTTTGTGGATGAAATTGTACAACAATCTCAAAATCAAGCAATCAAAAATGATACTTCTAATCCATCTTCCCAACCACGCCCTATTGAGATTATTACTGATGACGAAGACACATAA
- the nadB gene encoding L-aspartate oxidase, protein MNQQYSFPHSFDVIIIGSGAAGLYSALCLPNNLRVAIITKDKLKKGASDWAQGGIAAAINPDDSSESHLQDTLKAGAGLCDVNAVKYLVENAVTSIQSLLKMGVDFDHESNGELATTLEAAHSFPRVLHAADTTGRAIVSILRQKVLESDYIYVYEQAYALNLWLDEAKKDCQGVCLLYDNRIHWLKAQGVILATGGGGQVFAHTTNPTVSTGDGVALAWRAGAVLRDLEFVQFHPTALDIENAPHFLISEAVRGEGAHLIDNEKKRFAFDYHTDGELAPRDIVSRAIYSHLHKVSSDPVHDKVYLDLRPIPHDRIEYRFPNIINKCQQWGIDLFSQPIPVSPAAHYWMGGVKVNLNNETSIGGLYAIGETASTGVHGANRLASNSLLECVVFAESFRDFTIESKFTTEESSSLVYQRVEYDWLQEMSLIKEIREDLPITVWEGAGICRTKVGLEKSIEQVIAWRSQLESLSICQWMMNLSSCQQYELVLPNAEENLKLAAETLNLMDVAYLILKSALFRQESRGGHYRLDYPISDDRWQNHTLVQCNTWTQDNLTHVPHVNLNYAS, encoded by the coding sequence TTGAACCAACAATACTCTTTTCCCCATAGCTTTGATGTTATCATTATCGGCTCTGGTGCGGCCGGTTTATATTCAGCGTTGTGTCTTCCTAATAATTTACGGGTTGCTATTATTACTAAGGATAAACTGAAGAAGGGTGCAAGTGATTGGGCGCAAGGGGGTATTGCCGCCGCTATTAATCCTGATGATTCCTCTGAATCTCATTTACAAGATACCTTAAAAGCCGGTGCAGGTTTATGTGATGTTAATGCAGTTAAATATCTAGTTGAAAATGCAGTCACTTCTATTCAGTCTTTGTTGAAAATGGGAGTAGATTTTGATCATGAAAGTAATGGAGAATTAGCAACGACATTAGAGGCAGCACACTCTTTTCCTAGAGTACTTCATGCGGCCGATACTACGGGGAGAGCGATCGTATCTATCTTACGACAAAAAGTGTTAGAAAGTGATTATATCTACGTCTATGAACAAGCCTATGCCCTAAATTTATGGTTAGACGAAGCAAAAAAAGATTGTCAAGGAGTTTGTTTATTATATGACAATCGGATTCATTGGCTAAAAGCTCAAGGGGTAATTTTAGCGACAGGAGGAGGAGGACAAGTTTTCGCCCATACAACTAACCCTACTGTTAGCACAGGAGACGGAGTTGCTTTAGCTTGGCGTGCTGGTGCAGTATTAAGAGATTTAGAATTTGTACAATTTCACCCCACAGCCTTAGATATAGAAAACGCACCTCATTTTTTGATTAGTGAAGCAGTGAGAGGAGAAGGTGCGCATTTAATTGATAACGAAAAAAAACGCTTTGCTTTCGACTATCATACTGATGGAGAATTAGCACCTAGAGACATCGTTAGTCGTGCGATTTACAGTCATTTACATAAAGTTAGTTCTGATCCTGTTCATGATAAAGTTTACTTAGATTTACGTCCTATTCCTCACGATCGTATAGAGTATCGTTTTCCTAATATTATCAATAAGTGCCAACAATGGGGAATAGACTTATTTTCTCAACCGATTCCTGTGTCTCCTGCCGCTCATTATTGGATGGGAGGAGTTAAAGTTAATCTTAATAATGAGACTTCTATCGGCGGTTTATATGCCATTGGAGAGACTGCTAGTACAGGGGTTCATGGAGCGAATCGTTTAGCTAGTAATTCTCTCTTAGAATGCGTAGTGTTTGCCGAGAGTTTTCGTGATTTTACTATTGAATCTAAATTTACTACTGAGGAGTCATCATCTCTAGTTTATCAGCGTGTGGAATATGACTGGCTTCAGGAGATGTCTTTAATTAAAGAAATTCGGGAAGATTTACCGATTACGGTATGGGAAGGAGCGGGGATTTGTCGCACTAAAGTAGGATTAGAAAAATCGATCGAGCAAGTGATAGCTTGGCGAAGTCAATTAGAATCACTTTCAATATGTCAATGGATGATGAATTTATCTTCTTGTCAACAATATGAATTAGTGTTACCCAACGCCGAGGAAAATTTGAAATTAGCGGCGGAAACTCTTAATTTAATGGATGTAGCTTATTTAATTCTAAAAAGTGCGCTTTTCCGTCAAGAAAGTAGAGGAGGACATTATCGTTTAGATTACCCTATAAGTGACGATCGTTGGCAAAATCATACTTTGGTACAGTGCAATACTTGGACACAAGATAATTTAACCCACGTTCCGCACGTCAATTTGAACTATGCTTCGTAA
- the ctpA gene encoding carboxyl-terminal processing protease CtpA has product MKKIWVSLVIILLFICTNVIYTPNAYAYTEEEKILLQSWRLVNEAYVDDSFNNQNWWTIRQKFLKKPLHNREETYTAIKEMLALLDDPYTRLLPPENYHNLQITTSGELSGIGLQISINPENNQLEVVTPLPSSPAELAGIQPRDQIITIDGIDTQTLTLDEAANKIRGEIGTTVILEIKPQNQSTIKTYELKRDRLSLSAVSYDLDKSQPNYPIGYLRLNQFSGNATKDLAHAMVKLEQEGAKGYILDLRNNPGGLLQAGIEIARLWLPPSTIVYTVNRQGILGSYDADGDAITDKPLVVLVNQGSASASEILAGALQDNHRAILIGEKTFGKGLIQSLFELPEGAGIAITVAKYETPSHKDINKLGITPDRIVTQELISYFEIGTDKDLQYQEALTYLALEQETLK; this is encoded by the coding sequence ATGAAAAAAATTTGGGTGAGTTTAGTCATAATTTTATTATTCATTTGTACTAATGTTATTTATACTCCTAATGCCTATGCCTATACGGAAGAAGAAAAAATTTTACTGCAATCATGGCGGTTAGTGAATGAGGCTTATGTGGATGATTCTTTTAATAATCAAAATTGGTGGACAATAAGACAAAAATTTCTAAAAAAACCTCTACATAATCGAGAAGAAACTTATACTGCCATCAAGGAAATGTTAGCCCTTCTGGATGATCCTTATACTCGTTTATTGCCCCCAGAAAATTATCACAATTTACAAATTACTACCTCTGGAGAATTATCTGGTATTGGCTTACAAATCAGTATAAATCCTGAAAACAATCAATTAGAAGTTGTAACACCTTTGCCTAGTTCTCCAGCCGAATTGGCAGGTATTCAACCAAGAGATCAGATTATCACGATCGATGGCATTGACACTCAAACTTTAACTTTAGATGAAGCCGCTAATAAAATCAGGGGAGAAATTGGTACAACAGTAATTTTAGAAATCAAGCCCCAGAATCAATCAACGATCAAAACTTATGAATTAAAGCGCGATCGACTTTCCCTAAGTGCAGTAAGCTATGATTTAGATAAATCTCAACCTAATTATCCTATTGGTTATCTGCGATTAAATCAATTCAGTGGTAATGCCACCAAAGATTTAGCCCATGCTATGGTGAAATTAGAACAAGAAGGCGCAAAAGGCTATATTTTAGACTTAAGAAATAATCCGGGAGGATTGTTACAGGCGGGTATCGAAATTGCTCGTTTATGGTTGCCTCCTAGCACGATCGTTTATACTGTCAATCGTCAGGGAATTTTAGGCAGTTATGATGCCGATGGAGATGCTATTACTGATAAACCGTTAGTTGTTTTAGTTAATCAAGGTTCAGCTAGTGCTAGTGAAATTCTTGCAGGTGCATTACAAGATAACCATAGAGCTATTTTAATCGGAGAAAAAACTTTTGGCAAAGGCTTAATTCAGTCTTTATTTGAACTTCCCGAAGGTGCTGGAATTGCTATCACCGTTGCTAAATATGAAACTCCCAGTCATAAAGACATTAATAAACTAGGTATAACGCCCGATCGAATTGTAACCCAAGAACTGATCAGTTATTTTGAAATTGGCACAGACAAAGATTTACAATATCAAGAAGCCTTAACTTATCTAGCATTGGAACAAGAAACTCTAAAATAG
- the map gene encoding type I methionyl aminopeptidase, with translation MGNENIVLLSAREIDKMRQAGRLAAQLLEHLGKMVKPGISTYELNQEAEKWTKAKGAKSAPLGYGNPPFPASICTSVNEVICHGIPSKNQILKDGDIINIDVTPIVEGYHGDTSKTFFVGTPSPEAKQLVEVTEECLYRGINAVRAGGRIGDIGAAIQEYAESFGYSVVRNFVGHGIGRVFHTPPQIPHFGKKGTGKKLRPGMVFTIEPMINIGTWEADVLDDGWTALTKDRQLSAQFEHTIAITQGGVEILTKNS, from the coding sequence ATGGGAAATGAAAATATAGTACTTTTATCTGCTAGAGAAATAGACAAAATGCGTCAGGCTGGAAGATTAGCCGCCCAATTGTTAGAACATTTAGGAAAAATGGTTAAACCCGGTATTAGTACCTATGAATTAAATCAAGAAGCAGAAAAATGGACAAAGGCAAAGGGTGCAAAAAGTGCGCCTTTAGGTTATGGTAATCCCCCATTTCCTGCATCAATCTGTACCAGTGTCAATGAAGTAATTTGTCATGGTATTCCTAGTAAAAATCAAATTCTGAAGGATGGAGATATTATTAATATTGATGTTACTCCCATTGTAGAAGGTTATCATGGAGATACTTCTAAGACTTTTTTTGTGGGGACACCTTCTCCAGAAGCAAAACAATTAGTAGAAGTGACGGAAGAATGTCTATATCGAGGCATAAATGCGGTACGCGCGGGGGGAAGAATTGGAGATATTGGTGCTGCTATTCAAGAGTATGCGGAAAGTTTCGGTTATTCGGTGGTGAGAAATTTTGTCGGCCATGGTATTGGAAGGGTTTTTCATACTCCTCCCCAAATTCCTCATTTTGGCAAAAAAGGTACAGGAAAAAAATTGCGTCCGGGTATGGTATTTACGATCGAGCCTATGATTAATATAGGTACATGGGAAGCGGACGTTTTAGATGATGGTTGGACTGCTTTAACAAAAGATCGTCAATTGTCGGCTCAATTTGAACATACGATCGCCATTACTCAGGGTGGAGTGGAGATTTTGACTAAAAATAGTTAA
- a CDS encoding YqiA/YcfP family alpha/beta fold hydrolase, whose protein sequence is MNKSLQDYQYLYLHGFGSSPKSQKAIYFSKKYQEIGIKLKIVDFNQPEFVNLTLTRQIHQVSEIIDNNPNQQFILIGSSFGGLTANWIGYKYFDHQMTQLDRIKALILIAPALNFAKSWLPKLTPEMLNQWQEKGFIPVYHYGEKKELLLSYNFWEDLITYDDLIINHNIPTLIFHGTEDDTIPIEVSQEYAKSRPQVILKELKSDHSLNDCLEEIWLTMKFFDGKS, encoded by the coding sequence ATGAATAAGTCATTACAAGATTATCAATATCTATACTTACACGGTTTTGGATCGAGTCCTAAGTCTCAAAAAGCAATTTATTTTAGTAAAAAATACCAAGAAATAGGTATTAAATTAAAAATAGTTGACTTTAATCAACCTGAATTTGTTAATCTTACTCTTACTCGTCAAATTCACCAAGTTAGTGAGATTATAGATAATAATCCTAATCAACAATTTATTTTGATAGGTTCAAGTTTTGGCGGTTTAACAGCGAATTGGATTGGGTATAAATATTTTGATCATCAAATGACACAACTCGATCGAATTAAGGCATTAATATTAATAGCACCCGCCTTAAATTTTGCCAAAAGTTGGCTACCAAAATTAACCCCAGAAATGTTAAATCAATGGCAAGAAAAAGGTTTTATTCCTGTTTATCATTACGGAGAAAAAAAAGAATTATTACTTAGTTATAATTTTTGGGAAGATTTAATTACTTACGATGATTTAATTATTAATCATAATATTCCTACCCTAATTTTTCATGGCACAGAAGATGACACTATTCCCATTGAAGTTAGTCAAGAATATGCTAAAAGTCGTCCACAGGTTATTTTAAAAGAGTTAAAAAGTGATCATAGTCTCAATGATTGTTTAGAAGAAATCTGGCTAACCATGAAATTTTTTGACGGAAAAAGTTAG